AGAAGGCCGGACAAAGCCGTGGGGAACCGGTCAGGCTGTGCTTGCAGCGAAGAAGGTCATCAAGACTCCATTTATAGTCATCAATGCAGACGATTACTACGGCAAGGAAGGTTTCAAAGCTGTACATGAGTATCTGGTGAATGGTGGCAAGTCCTGCATGGCAGGCTTTGTGCTGAAGAACACGCTGTCTGATAACGGTGGTGTGACCCGTGGCATCTGCAAGATGGATGATCAGAACAATTTGACTGAGGTTGTGGAAACCAAGAACATTGTAAAGACCGCAACTGGAGCAAAAGCAGACGGCGTGGCTGTGGATGTAAATTCTCCGGTTTCCATGAACATGTGGGGATTGACTCTGGAGTTTCTGGATGTACTGGAGGAAGGCTTCAAAGAGTTCTTTGAGAAAGAAGTTCCGGGCAATCCACTGAAAGCAGAGTATCTGATCCCAATCTTCATCGGCGAACTGCTGGAGCAGGGAAAGATGTCAGTGAAGGTTCTAAAGACCAACGACACCTGGTACGGCATGACCTACCATGAGGACGTTGCAGCAGTAAAGGACAGCTTTAAGAAGATGCTAGAGAACAGTGTGTACAAGGCTGACTTGTTCAGTGATCTGTAAACGACGATGAAAGAAACGATTGATTTACTCGGAAAGATCCTCACAAACATCCTGACTGCTCTGTATGAGCCGTTTGGTTTTTCACTCCTGCTTTCCTTCCTAGCCATGTTTTTCTATCTTTATGCTTATGAGTCAATACATGCTGGCAAAGGCTGGAAGAATGCCATAGTGACATGGTATCAGGAATTCAAAGAGAGCGTGTTCTTTCGGAAACTATTCTTCTTATCTGGGAAAAGATCATGGACCGACAGGGAACGGTGTGCTGTGCATGGGAGAAGACCGCTTTTGAGGAAGGTCTGAAAGTCGGAATTCGGCTCATGATGGAAGTGTATAGTTTGTGACGAAAATAAAGTGAACTCCTGGAGTTCAAAAAAGCCCTCGCTGTGTGTGATACACAGTGCTGCTCCTGCGCACGGATTCCGAGGAGCAGCGGCAGGCACGAGAGCATCAACAGGAAAAATAGCACTGCATCGCAGGGCGCAGCCGAACGGGAACCGTTCGATCAATCAGGGGTTTTGGGGAAGATATCCCCAACGAGCAAAGGGAGATTTCCGGATGCCGGAAATCTCCCTGTTCGTCAAGTTTGTATAAACGCAGGCATTACTTGCCAAAGAACATAAATCCTTTACCGTCTCAGACGCTTTCAAAAATAAATTTGCCTGCTGTTCACAACTACGCCCTTGATTTTACCGTATGACAGTAGGCAAAAAATAAGTCGAAGGCTACGCTGTCATAAATGTTTCGGTGAGTAACGTGTACGCATCGATTACCGTGATGCTTTTTCCGCTGATTTATTGCTCCGCCACTTGCAACACACAGGCACAATAGCCGGGTTCAGGCTGATAGCAATGGATGATAAGATTCTTGTCGACCTCGGGACTGTAATCATGGAGGGTGTGCTTTGTACCGTTTAACGCCACATCTGCATATGCTACAAGCCACTTTTTATCACCATTGGGGAATACCTTGTAAAAAGAGCGGTTCAGCATTTCTTCTATGGGAATGCCTTCCACCACCGCCATTTCCGCGTTGCAGTAGCGAAAAATAAAATCCACGCCGCGGCCGTCCTCGTTAAAGATAAGCTCTATCACGCAGAATGCCAGTGGCATATCGTCCAGAAGGCTGCATTTTTCCAGCATACTCAAGGGATGAGGCTTCGTTTCGGCCAGCCTTATTTCTGCACTTAAACGGCGATGGCTGCTCATGCCGCGCTTGCGTCCCTGAAAAGTGCGGCCATCCGACATGGTATAAACGCCATCGTTGCTGATATTTACAAT
The sequence above is a segment of the Butyricicoccus intestinisimiae genome. Coding sequences within it:
- a CDS encoding sugar phosphate nucleotidyltransferase, whose product is MNTTLLIMAAGIGSRFGTGIKQLEPVDDAGHIIMDYSIHDAIEASFNHVVFIIRKDIEKEFKEVIGDRIASICSSHNVTVDYAFQDINDIPGTLPEGRTKPWGTGQAVLAAKKVIKTPFIVINADDYYGKEGFKAVHEYLVNGGKSCMAGFVLKNTLSDNGGVTRGICKMDDQNNLTEVVETKNIVKTATGAKADGVAVDVNSPVSMNMWGLTLEFLDVLEEGFKEFFEKEVPGNPLKAEYLIPIFIGELLEQGKMSVKVLKTNDTWYGMTYHEDVAAVKDSFKKMLENSVYKADLFSDL
- a CDS encoding PAS domain-containing protein, with amino-acid sequence MTDLNACFQKHGLCAENILYIYRKDRKTVIQRTDGKQFALFVPVHNVLSALPESDFLSISKRTVVCRSQIVNISNDGVYTMSDGRTFQGRKRGMSSHRRLSAEIRLAETKPHPLSMLEKCSLLDDMPLAFCVIELIFNEDGRGVDFIFRYCNAEMAVVEGIPIEEMLNRSFYKVFPNGDKKWLVAYADVALNGTKHTLHDYSPEVDKNLIIHCYQPEPGYCACVLQVAEQ